Proteins encoded within one genomic window of Planctomycetota bacterium:
- the atpE gene encoding ATP synthase F0 subunit C, translated as MAALFVTLFAASPALAQDTAAAVHAAGAVNPGLGIGGGIAAGLAAVGAGIGIGRIGGSALESIARQPEMAGKIFIQMILTAALVEGVALFAVVVGLLIGFIK; from the coding sequence ATGGCAGCACTCTTTGTGACCCTGTTCGCGGCTTCGCCCGCATTGGCGCAGGACACCGCAGCAGCGGTGCATGCCGCTGGCGCAGTCAATCCGGGCCTTGGCATCGGCGGCGGCATCGCTGCCGGCCTGGCCGCGGTCGGAGCCGGCATCGGCATCGGCCGCATCGGAGGCAGCGCTCTGGAGAGCATCGCCCGTCAGCCCGAAATGGCCGGCAAGATCTTCATTCAAATGATTTTGACCGCCGCTCTCGTCGAAGGCGTGGCCCTCTTCGCGGTGGTCGTTGGTTTGCTCATCGGTTTCATCAAGTGA
- the atpF gene encoding F0F1 ATP synthase subunit B, translated as MNILLLASETAEGAAQSPLDMKLLPAISTVVVFLVALGIFAFVVWPKITKALDARDEKILGEIRAAEAAQAKAKAAQGEFEKKLEEARAAADDMIRKARGEADRQAEELRSRSQRELDEMRQRATQELESAKRTALAEIHATAATLATAVAGKILKREIQPGDQKRLVDESLAEMTSR; from the coding sequence ATGAATATTCTTCTTCTTGCTAGCGAGACCGCGGAAGGCGCCGCTCAGAGTCCCCTGGACATGAAGCTGCTTCCCGCCATCAGCACCGTGGTGGTGTTCCTTGTCGCCCTGGGCATTTTCGCCTTCGTGGTGTGGCCGAAGATCACCAAGGCCCTCGACGCCCGCGACGAGAAGATTCTCGGCGAGATCCGCGCCGCCGAGGCCGCTCAGGCCAAGGCCAAGGCCGCCCAGGGCGAGTTCGAGAAGAAGCTTGAGGAGGCGCGCGCCGCCGCCGACGACATGATCCGCAAGGCTCGTGGAGAGGCCGACCGCCAGGCGGAGGAACTTCGCTCCCGCAGCCAGCGTGAGCTGGACGAGATGCGACAGCGAGCCACGCAGGAGCTTGAGAGCGCCAAGCGCACCGCGCTGGCCGAAATCCACGCCACCGCCGCGACTCTCGCCACCGCTGTGGCTGGGAAAATTCTCAAGCGCGAGATCCAGCCCGGCGACCAGAAGCGCCTGGTGGATGAGAGCCTCGCCGAGATGACCAGTCGCTAA